The Nostoc sp. PCC 7524 nucleotide sequence CCTAAAAATTGTCACAATAATGACATCAAAAGTTTTATTGGCACAAATAATATTATGGGCTTTGGCATTGGAGACTTATTCTGGATTTTCCTGCTTCTTTCTTCCTTGCAACCCATCTGGCAAAAACGTCAGATGGAATATCGCCGCTTCCGCGCCTTACATGAATTTCAAGAAGAACGTAAAAGCCGCGTAATTTTATTAATACACCGCCAAGAGTCCATCAGTTTACTAGGCATTCCCATCTCGCGTTACATCACCATTGAAGACTCGGAACAGATACTCAGGGCAATTCGCCTCACACCCCCTGATGTCCCCATTGACTTAATTCTGCACACTCCAGGCGGTTTGGTACTTGCCACTGAACAAATCGCTAGAGCATTAATTCGTCATCCATCTAAAGTTAGTGTTTTTGTACCCCACTATGCCATGAGTGGCGGTACAATGCTGGCACTGGCAGCAGATGAAATTGTTATGGATGCCAATGCGGTTTTAGGGCCAGTTGATCCCCAACTTGGTAACTACCCAGCCGCCAGTAT carries:
- a CDS encoding SDH family Clp fold serine proteinase, producing the protein MGFGIGDLFWIFLLLSSLQPIWQKRQMEYRRFRALHEFQEERKSRVILLIHRQESISLLGIPISRYITIEDSEQILRAIRLTPPDVPIDLILHTPGGLVLATEQIARALIRHPSKVSVFVPHYAMSGGTMLALAADEIVMDANAVLGPVDPQLGNYPAASILKVIADKPISEVDDQTLIMADLAGKAIQQVQRFVRTLLKDNIPKQKVSPENIESIIEALTTGRVTHDYPITVEEATEMGLPVTVGLPRSIYELMDLYPQPQGGRPTVQYIPMPYDDRRPLLPTPKGRPMEEPNQNT